The Deinococcus wulumuqiensis R12 genome has a window encoding:
- a CDS encoding acyl-CoA dehydrogenase family protein, whose translation MQNPNLTPLNDDQRTIISSLKTFLKNKVEPGAAERDQTGEFPFDIVKELGEMGIMGAQTPEEYGGAGLDTATFAQIIEEIAAVDGSLCLTVASHNSLCQGHILIGGTEEQKRKYLPALASAEKLGAWGLTEPGSGSDSGGMLSNAKEQPDGSWILNGSKNFITQGSVAGTYVVLARTDPAREGKGKNDGISAFVFNRDEVKGFSIGRKEDKLGLRSSDTAQLIFEDIHLPADALLGERGNAFKDVMKVLDGGRVGIAAMGLGLGRGAYEYAARYTLERKQFGKPIAYNQNIAFRLADMDTKLEAARLLIRKAADLKDAGQNFTVSVARAKLYATTVGVEACDEAIQMLGGYGYIKEYPVERMWRDNRLTRIGEGTDEVQRLVISRDVIRRFEQE comes from the coding sequence ATGCAAAACCCCAACCTCACCCCCCTGAACGACGACCAGCGCACCATCATTTCCAGCCTCAAGACCTTCCTGAAAAACAAGGTGGAACCCGGAGCCGCCGAACGCGACCAGACGGGCGAATTTCCCTTCGACATCGTGAAGGAACTGGGCGAAATGGGCATCATGGGGGCGCAGACCCCCGAGGAGTACGGCGGCGCGGGCCTGGACACGGCGACCTTTGCCCAGATCATCGAGGAAATCGCGGCGGTGGACGGCTCGCTGTGCCTGACGGTGGCTTCCCACAACAGCCTGTGCCAGGGCCACATCCTGATTGGCGGCACCGAGGAGCAGAAACGGAAGTACCTGCCTGCCCTCGCCAGCGCCGAGAAACTGGGCGCGTGGGGCCTGACCGAACCCGGCAGCGGCTCGGACAGCGGCGGGATGCTCAGCAACGCCAAAGAGCAGCCCGACGGCTCTTGGATTCTGAACGGCTCCAAGAACTTCATCACCCAGGGCAGCGTGGCGGGCACCTACGTGGTGCTGGCCCGCACCGACCCCGCCCGCGAAGGCAAGGGCAAGAACGACGGCATCAGCGCCTTCGTGTTCAACCGCGACGAGGTAAAGGGCTTTAGCATTGGCCGCAAGGAAGACAAACTGGGCCTGCGCTCGTCCGACACCGCCCAACTGATCTTCGAGGACATTCACCTGCCCGCCGACGCCCTGCTGGGCGAACGCGGCAACGCCTTCAAGGACGTGATGAAGGTGCTGGACGGCGGGCGCGTGGGCATTGCCGCGATGGGCCTGGGCCTGGGGCGCGGCGCTTACGAGTACGCCGCCCGCTACACGCTGGAGCGCAAACAGTTCGGCAAACCGATTGCCTACAACCAGAACATCGCCTTCCGCCTGGCCGACATGGACACCAAACTGGAAGCCGCCCGGTTGCTGATTCGCAAGGCCGCCGACCTCAAGGACGCGGGCCAGAACTTCACCGTGTCCGTCGCCCGCGCCAAGCTGTACGCCACCACCGTGGGCGTGGAAGCCTGCGACGAGGCCATTCAGATGCTCGGCGGCTACGGCTACATCAAGGAATACCCCGTCGAGCGCATGTGGCGCGACAACCGCCTGACCCGCATCGGCGAAGGCACGGACGAGGTGCAGCGGCTGGTGATTAGCCGGGACGTGATTCGGCGGTTTGAGCAGGAATAA
- a CDS encoding acyl-CoA carboxylase subunit beta, whose product MTATDGASAQAQPVWQRELQRLRADQQQVRAGGGPKAQQRQHDKNRLTARERIARLTDPGTPFDELMTFAGYGMYEDVGGCPSGGTVAGIGTIGGRPWMIVANDATVKAGAFFPITAKKVIRAQTIALENHLPVVYLVDSAGVYLPMQDEIFPDQDDFGRVFYLNARMSARGIPQIAAIMGNCVAGGAYLPVMCDTLIMTEGSGLYLAGPALVKAAIGQVVESEELGGASMHASIAGTVDYKEKDDEAAIARIRALADLYAQGDPAPFARRRKETRPAPERDLTELVGFDGSKTYDVRDLITSIVDGGEFNEFKPEYGETLVCGFARMGGYPVAFVANQRTVIKKKLKSGGEPGLRTRIEVGGVIYGDSADKAARFILDANQAGVPLVFLSDVTGFMVGRDSEQEGIIRRGAKLVNAVSNSVVPKITIITGGSFGAGNYAMNGKAYGPRFIFAWPSAKYAVMSGNAAAKTLLDIQLAALKRAGHDPDDEELQRLYDEVKSKYDTELDPRYAAARLWVDEIIEPQDTRERLIRALEACAQNPKQEEFRVGVFQV is encoded by the coding sequence ATGACAGCAACCGACGGCGCTTCGGCGCAAGCTCAACCTGTTTGGCAACGCGAACTACAGCGCCTCCGGGCCGACCAGCAACAAGTCCGCGCTGGCGGTGGCCCCAAGGCCCAGCAGCGCCAGCATGACAAGAACCGCCTGACCGCCCGCGAACGCATCGCGCGGCTGACCGACCCCGGCACCCCTTTCGACGAGCTGATGACCTTCGCCGGGTACGGCATGTACGAGGACGTGGGCGGCTGCCCCAGCGGGGGCACCGTGGCGGGCATCGGCACCATCGGGGGTCGCCCCTGGATGATTGTCGCCAACGACGCCACCGTGAAAGCGGGCGCGTTTTTCCCCATCACCGCCAAAAAGGTCATCCGGGCGCAGACGATTGCGCTGGAAAACCACCTGCCCGTGGTGTATCTGGTGGACTCGGCGGGCGTGTACCTGCCCATGCAGGACGAGATTTTCCCTGACCAGGACGACTTCGGGCGGGTCTTTTACCTCAACGCCCGCATGTCGGCGCGGGGCATTCCGCAGATTGCCGCGATTATGGGCAACTGTGTGGCGGGCGGCGCGTACCTCCCGGTGATGTGCGACACCCTCATCATGACCGAGGGCAGCGGCCTGTATCTGGCTGGCCCCGCGCTGGTCAAGGCCGCGATTGGGCAGGTCGTGGAGTCCGAGGAGCTGGGCGGCGCGAGCATGCACGCCTCCATTGCGGGCACGGTGGACTACAAGGAAAAGGACGACGAGGCCGCCATTGCCCGCATCCGCGCCCTGGCCGACCTGTACGCCCAGGGCGACCCCGCCCCGTTCGCCCGCCGCCGCAAGGAAACGCGCCCCGCCCCCGAGCGGGATTTGACCGAGTTGGTCGGCTTCGACGGCTCCAAGACCTACGACGTGCGCGACCTCATCACCAGCATCGTGGACGGGGGCGAGTTCAACGAATTCAAGCCCGAATACGGCGAGACGCTGGTCTGCGGCTTTGCGCGAATGGGCGGCTACCCGGTGGCGTTCGTGGCGAATCAGCGCACCGTCATCAAGAAGAAATTGAAGTCGGGCGGCGAACCCGGCCTGCGCACCCGCATCGAGGTCGGCGGCGTCATCTACGGCGACAGCGCGGACAAGGCCGCCCGCTTCATCCTCGACGCGAACCAGGCGGGCGTGCCGCTGGTGTTCCTGAGCGACGTGACGGGCTTCATGGTGGGCCGCGACAGTGAGCAAGAAGGCATCATCCGGCGCGGGGCCAAGCTGGTGAATGCCGTGAGCAACAGTGTCGTGCCCAAAATCACCATCATCACGGGCGGCAGTTTCGGGGCCGGAAACTACGCCATGAACGGCAAAGCCTACGGCCCGCGTTTCATCTTCGCGTGGCCCAGCGCCAAATACGCCGTGATGAGCGGCAACGCGGCGGCCAAGACGTTGCTGGACATTCAACTGGCAGCCCTGAAACGCGCTGGTCACGACCCCGACGACGAGGAGTTGCAGCGCCTTTACGACGAGGTGAAATCCAAATACGACACCGAACTCGACCCCCGCTACGCCGCCGCCCGCCTGTGGGTGGACGAAATCATCGAACCGCAAGACACCCGCGAGCGGCTGATTCGGGCGCTGGAAGCCTGTGCCCAGAACCCGAAGCAGGAAGAATTCCGGGTGGGCGTGTTTCAAGTATGA
- the icd gene encoding NADP-dependent isocitrate dehydrogenase — translation MDKHIKVPEQGEKITMQNGKLTVPNHPIIPFVEGDGTGPDIWRASVRVFDAAVEQAYGSERKLEWMEVYAGEKALEVYGENQWLPESTLVAFREYLFGIKGPLTTPVGTGIRSINVALRQELDLYACVRPVQYFDGVPSPVKRPQDVNMVIFRENTEDIYAGIEWKAGTDEAEKVRGFLTREMKVTKIRFPETSSFGVKPVSKEGTERLVRAAIQFAIDNGRKSVSLVHKGNIMKFTEGGFRDWGYELAKREFGAVEIDGGPWCQLPNGIVIKDVIADNFLQQILLRPTEYDVIATLNLNGDYVSDALAAQVGGIGIAPGANINYVTGHAIFEATHGTAPKYAGKDVINPSSVILSGEMMLRYMGWTEAADLILKGLDATIQQKVVTYDFARGMEGAAEVKTSEFADKIIEHIRNA, via the coding sequence ATGGACAAGCACATCAAGGTGCCCGAACAGGGCGAAAAGATCACGATGCAGAACGGCAAGCTGACCGTTCCCAACCACCCCATCATTCCCTTCGTGGAAGGCGACGGCACCGGCCCCGACATCTGGCGGGCCAGCGTGCGGGTCTTCGACGCGGCGGTGGAACAGGCCTACGGCAGCGAGCGCAAGCTGGAGTGGATGGAAGTCTACGCCGGTGAAAAGGCGCTGGAGGTCTACGGCGAGAACCAGTGGCTGCCCGAAAGCACCCTGGTGGCCTTCCGCGAGTACCTGTTCGGCATCAAGGGACCGCTGACCACCCCGGTCGGCACCGGCATCCGCTCCATCAACGTGGCGCTGCGTCAGGAACTCGACCTGTACGCCTGCGTGCGTCCGGTGCAGTACTTCGACGGCGTGCCCAGCCCCGTCAAGCGCCCCCAGGACGTGAACATGGTGATCTTCCGTGAAAACACCGAAGACATCTACGCCGGGATCGAGTGGAAGGCCGGGACCGACGAGGCCGAGAAGGTGCGCGGCTTCCTGACCCGCGAAATGAAGGTCACCAAGATTCGTTTCCCCGAGACCTCCTCCTTCGGGGTCAAGCCCGTCAGCAAGGAAGGCACCGAGCGCCTGGTCCGCGCCGCCATCCAGTTCGCCATCGACAACGGGCGCAAGAGTGTGAGCCTGGTCCACAAGGGCAACATCATGAAGTTCACCGAGGGCGGCTTCCGCGACTGGGGCTATGAACTCGCCAAGCGCGAATTCGGCGCGGTGGAAATCGACGGCGGCCCCTGGTGCCAGCTTCCGAACGGCATCGTGATCAAGGACGTGATCGCGGATAACTTCCTCCAGCAGATCCTGCTGCGTCCCACCGAGTACGACGTGATCGCCACCCTGAACCTCAACGGCGACTATGTCTCCGACGCGCTCGCTGCGCAGGTCGGCGGCATCGGCATCGCCCCCGGCGCGAACATCAACTACGTGACCGGGCACGCCATCTTCGAGGCGACCCACGGCACCGCGCCCAAGTACGCGGGCAAGGACGTCATCAACCCCTCCAGCGTGATTCTCAGCGGTGAGATGATGCTGCGTTACATGGGCTGGACCGAAGCCGCCGACCTGATTCTGAAGGGTCTGGACGCCACCATCCAGCAGAAAGTCGTGACCTACGACTTCGCACGTGGCATGGAAGGTGCGGCCGAGGTCAAGACCAGCGAGTTCGCCGACAAGATTATCGAGCACATCCGCAACGCCTGA
- a CDS encoding OsmC family protein has product MADIARKASAHWEGDLKSGNGTVSTESGVLSQAQYSFRTRFENGQGTNPEELLASAHAGCFTMQLSALISAHGHEIQALDTDATCEMVKDGAGFKISRMHLTVRGKLTGSDQADFEAHVKDAAEKCPLSRIMQGNVEVTHEAILEG; this is encoded by the coding sequence ATGGCAGACATTGCACGCAAGGCTTCGGCCCACTGGGAAGGCGACCTCAAGTCCGGCAACGGCACTGTGAGCACCGAAAGCGGGGTGCTGTCGCAGGCGCAGTATTCCTTCCGGACCCGCTTCGAAAACGGCCAGGGCACCAACCCCGAGGAACTGCTCGCCAGCGCCCATGCCGGGTGCTTCACCATGCAGCTCTCGGCGCTGATTTCCGCGCACGGCCACGAGATTCAGGCGCTCGACACCGACGCCACCTGCGAGATGGTCAAGGACGGCGCGGGCTTCAAAATCAGCCGCATGCACCTCACCGTGCGCGGCAAGCTGACCGGCTCCGACCAGGCCGACTTCGAGGCGCACGTCAAGGACGCCGCCGAGAAATGCCCCCTGAGCCGCATCATGCAGGGCAACGTGGAAGTCACCCACGAAGCGATTCTGGAAGGCTGA
- a CDS encoding alpha/beta hydrolase has translation MQSETWNIPQAPVTGYVWTAAAPRAAVLLTHGLGEYARRYVDRYHALVPELVRAGYTVYAYDQRGHGDSPGARGLVDTAALLDDHFRAREALRGQPLPVYAFGHSLGGLITAASVARDPRGLSGVILSSPALLIGEGQPPLTKRLAPLLARLAPALPVTDLGTSGLSRLSDEVSAYEADESIYHGKVSARTAWTMLRLSGELWADYPRWRLPTLLLHGDQDRLTDVRGTRRFFETIPAPDKTLRIVEGGYHELLNDEPRDEVRQLILDWLGERTAG, from the coding sequence ATGCAGAGCGAAACGTGGAATATCCCGCAGGCGCCGGTCACGGGTTACGTCTGGACTGCTGCGGCTCCCCGCGCCGCCGTGCTGCTCACGCACGGTCTGGGGGAGTACGCCCGGCGCTACGTGGACCGGTATCACGCGCTGGTGCCGGAACTGGTGCGGGCCGGGTACACGGTGTACGCCTACGACCAGCGCGGACACGGCGACTCGCCCGGCGCACGCGGACTGGTGGACACGGCGGCGCTGCTGGACGACCACTTCCGGGCACGTGAAGCCCTGCGTGGTCAGCCCCTTCCCGTCTACGCCTTCGGCCACAGCCTCGGCGGGCTGATTACGGCGGCGAGTGTGGCCCGTGACCCGCGTGGCCTGAGCGGGGTGATTCTGAGCAGCCCCGCCCTGCTGATCGGGGAAGGGCAGCCGCCGCTGACCAAGCGTCTGGCCCCGCTGCTGGCCCGCCTCGCCCCCGCGCTGCCCGTGACCGACCTGGGCACGTCCGGCCTGTCCCGCCTGAGCGACGAGGTGAGCGCCTACGAAGCCGACGAGAGCATCTATCACGGCAAGGTCAGCGCCCGCACCGCCTGGACCATGCTCAGGCTCAGCGGCGAGCTGTGGGCCGACTATCCGCGCTGGCGCCTGCCCACGCTGCTGCTGCACGGCGACCAGGACCGCCTGACCGACGTGCGCGGCACCCGGCGCTTTTTCGAGACGATTCCTGCGCCGGACAAGACCCTGCGGATTGTTGAGGGCGGCTACCACGAACTGCTCAACGACGAGCCGCGTGACGAGGTGCGCCAGCTGATTCTGGACTGGCTGGGAGAGCGCACGGCAGGCTGA
- a CDS encoding S8 family serine peptidase: MKQRPFLAALTLLLTACGQLDTQPAGLPDRDVALGQQLSTEVSEPWRGRWEVSRVPEWLEVSGADGAKSGEGAVRLTVTARRHAATPVAADQPQLRGEIEVNWTGENEQRGTARWTVTADQYRLTGRVTERPSVAGQDLRPGQPSAPAPQREVRGLIVTYRSAASRDAAVSPALSAQAALPAEARQARATLDALGVPASARQALSERSVVLRVSGAAAAQAQSVLSADPAVLSVTPNVVLHALATPAASSPASPVVPTDQYAPFQWAYPLMGYGAVWRDMEAGGYAKPVTVAVADSGVRYDHPDLDGRLWTPQEGALDVLTGTDNGDGDGPDSDPTDPSFAGRRSESHGTHVTGIVVARWGQNAPGCAGCSPTGVVGASYRAPVKVLPIRVLDAQGRTDIADVVAAVRYAAGLPVTLAGKTYTAPHPAQVLNLSLGGEGIAPAEAQPMCDAIAQARERGVLTFAAAGNSGTDQPYYPAACPAAVAVSSVTLTAAGTPTHASYSNHYAQVQLSAPGGSSVAAPTYYSGGTFGGQPFPDDIVSTGWDYTKNQPNYVVMAGTSQATPQVAAVAALLLSKGVTSGPQDTLARLVATSTDLGPAGRDEFYGSGMVNAAAALGAPAVSDALGVLLDDGQGHVYRPAMNALGGFTAYLGEGSYRVRAGRDQDANGLYGETHEPHSQPAQASLSPQQPQQDVGELNIVP, translated from the coding sequence ATGAAACAGCGTCCCTTCCTCGCGGCCCTGACCCTGCTGCTGACCGCCTGTGGACAGCTTGACACCCAGCCCGCCGGTCTGCCCGACCGCGACGTTGCCCTGGGCCAGCAGCTCAGCACCGAAGTCAGCGAGCCGTGGCGCGGGCGCTGGGAGGTCAGCCGGGTTCCCGAGTGGCTCGAAGTGTCGGGCGCAGACGGCGCCAAAAGTGGAGAGGGGGCCGTGCGGCTGACCGTCACTGCCCGCCGCCACGCCGCCACGCCGGTGGCCGCCGACCAGCCGCAGCTCAGGGGCGAAATCGAGGTGAACTGGACCGGCGAGAACGAGCAGCGGGGCACCGCCCGCTGGACCGTGACCGCCGACCAGTACCGCCTGACCGGGCGCGTGACCGAACGCCCCTCGGTGGCCGGGCAGGACCTGCGCCCGGGCCAGCCGTCCGCCCCAGCCCCGCAGCGCGAGGTGCGCGGACTCATCGTGACCTACCGCAGTGCGGCGAGCCGGGACGCGGCGGTTTCGCCCGCGCTGAGTGCTCAGGCGGCCCTCCCCGCCGAGGCGCGGCAGGCGCGGGCCACCCTGGACGCGCTCGGGGTGCCCGCTTCCGCACGGCAGGCCCTGAGCGAGCGCAGCGTGGTGCTGCGGGTAAGCGGCGCGGCGGCGGCCCAGGCCCAGAGCGTGCTCTCTGCCGACCCCGCCGTGCTCTCGGTCACGCCCAACGTGGTCCTGCACGCGCTGGCGACGCCCGCCGCGTCCTCCCCCGCGTCCCCGGTCGTGCCCACCGACCAGTACGCGCCTTTCCAGTGGGCCTACCCGCTGATGGGCTACGGCGCGGTGTGGCGAGACATGGAAGCGGGCGGCTACGCCAAACCCGTCACGGTGGCGGTGGCCGACTCGGGCGTGCGCTACGACCACCCCGACCTCGACGGGCGGCTGTGGACCCCGCAGGAAGGTGCCCTCGACGTGCTGACCGGCACCGACAACGGCGACGGCGACGGCCCCGACAGCGACCCCACCGACCCGAGCTTCGCCGGGCGCAGGTCCGAGAGCCACGGCACCCACGTCACCGGTATCGTCGTGGCCCGCTGGGGTCAGAATGCGCCGGGTTGCGCGGGGTGCAGCCCCACGGGTGTGGTCGGCGCCAGCTACAGGGCGCCGGTCAAGGTGCTGCCCATCCGGGTGCTCGACGCTCAGGGCCGCACCGACATCGCCGACGTGGTGGCCGCCGTGCGCTACGCCGCCGGGCTGCCGGTCACGCTGGCGGGCAAAACCTACACCGCCCCCCACCCGGCGCAGGTGCTCAACCTGAGTCTGGGCGGCGAAGGCATCGCCCCCGCCGAGGCGCAGCCGATGTGCGACGCGATTGCCCAGGCCCGTGAGCGTGGCGTGCTGACCTTCGCGGCGGCGGGCAACTCCGGCACCGACCAGCCGTACTACCCGGCGGCCTGCCCGGCAGCGGTGGCGGTGAGCAGCGTCACGCTGACGGCGGCAGGCACCCCCACCCACGCGAGCTACAGCAACCACTATGCCCAGGTGCAGCTCAGTGCGCCGGGCGGCAGCTCGGTGGCGGCGCCCACCTATTACTCGGGCGGCACCTTCGGCGGTCAGCCGTTTCCCGACGACATCGTGTCCACCGGCTGGGACTACACCAAGAACCAGCCCAACTACGTCGTCATGGCGGGCACCTCGCAGGCCACGCCACAGGTGGCCGCCGTCGCTGCGCTGCTGCTCAGCAAGGGCGTGACCAGCGGGCCGCAGGACACCCTCGCCCGGCTGGTCGCCACCAGCACCGACCTCGGCCCGGCTGGGCGCGACGAGTTCTACGGCTCCGGCATGGTCAACGCGGCGGCGGCCCTCGGCGCTCCGGCGGTCAGCGACGCGCTGGGGGTCCTGCTCGACGACGGTCAGGGCCACGTCTACCGCCCGGCCATGAATGCCCTCGGCGGCTTTACCGCTTACCTCGGTGAAGGCAGCTACCGCGTCCGCGCAGGCCGCGACCAGGACGCCAACGGTCTGTACGGCGAAACGCACGAGCCGCACTCGCAGCCGGCGCAGGCGTCCCTCTCTCCCCAGCAGCCGCAGCAGGACGTGGGAGAATTGAACATCGTGCCCTGA
- a CDS encoding YDG/SRA domain-containing protein — MARHFGAVPGVGEGATFVNRQELRDAGVHLPTQAGISGSAVEGADSIVLSGGYEDDHDEGVVIVYTGEGGRDPVTGRQVKHQQLVRGNLALAVSHRDGLPVRVARKLKRGGYEYAGLYRVDDHWRELGRSGFRIWRFRLVKLESAQPGQGPERKPTLIQRIVRDTAAARAVKAMYDHRCQVCGERLETAAGAYAEAAHIRPLGAPHHGPDTADNLLCLCPNHHVLFDFGAFGIGDDLQLLGLPGHLQVHPQHHLNPAHLEYHRSRYLHWK, encoded by the coding sequence ATGGCACGGCATTTCGGCGCGGTTCCCGGCGTTGGAGAGGGTGCGACATTCGTCAACCGGCAGGAACTGCGTGACGCGGGCGTGCACCTCCCCACCCAGGCAGGCATCAGCGGCTCGGCGGTGGAAGGGGCCGACTCCATCGTGCTGTCGGGCGGCTACGAGGACGACCACGACGAGGGCGTAGTCATCGTCTACACCGGCGAAGGCGGACGTGACCCGGTGACGGGCCGACAAGTCAAGCATCAGCAGCTCGTGCGCGGCAACCTCGCTCTGGCGGTCAGCCACCGCGACGGTTTGCCTGTTCGTGTAGCTCGCAAGCTCAAACGTGGAGGCTACGAATACGCCGGGCTGTACCGGGTAGACGACCACTGGCGCGAACTGGGAAGGTCGGGCTTTCGCATCTGGCGTTTCCGGCTGGTCAAGCTGGAGTCTGCCCAACCGGGGCAGGGGCCGGAGCGGAAGCCGACTCTGATTCAGCGAATTGTGCGCGATACCGCCGCTGCCCGCGCGGTCAAAGCCATGTACGACCACCGCTGTCAGGTTTGCGGCGAGCGACTGGAAACGGCGGCGGGAGCCTACGCGGAGGCGGCCCACATCCGCCCGCTCGGGGCGCCGCATCATGGCCCGGACACCGCCGACAATCTGTTGTGCCTCTGCCCCAACCATCACGTCCTGTTCGATTTCGGGGCTTTCGGCATCGGGGATGACCTGCAACTTCTCGGTCTTCCCGGCCACTTGCAGGTTCACCCGCAGCATCACCTGAACCCGGCGCATCTGGAGTATCACCGCAGCCGTTATCTGCACTGGAAGTAA